DNA from Longimicrobium sp.:
GCCGCGGGCGGGTGGAGGATGTCGGCCGGAAGGTGCTGGGGGAGAAGGATCTCGCCCTCGGACATCACCACCGCGCGCTCCATGGCGTTGCGAAGCTGGCGCACGTTGCCGGGCCACGGGTGCGCGCGCAGGGCGCCGAACACCTCCTCCGCCACGGCGCGTATGGGCCGCGCGTGCTCGCGGCCGTAGTGGGCCACGTAGTGCAGGGCGAGCTGGTCCAGGTCCGCCCCGCGGTCGCGCAGCGGCGGCAGGTTCAGCGCGACCACCGCCAGGCGGTAGTACAGGTCCTCGCGGAAGCGGCCCTCGCGCACCGACTCGGCCAGGTCGCGGTTGGTGGCGGCCACGATGCGCACGTCGATGGAGACCGGCGACCCGCCGCCCACCCGCTCCACCTCGCGCTCCTGGATGGCGCGCAGGATCTTGCTCTGCAGCGCCAGGCTCATGTCGCCGATCTCGTCCAGGAAGAGCGTGCCGGCGTTGGCGCGCTCAAAGCGGCCGATCCTGCGCCCGATGGCCCCGGTGAAGGCGCCCTTTTCGTGGCCGAAGAGCTCCGACTCCAGCAGGTTCTCGGGGATGGCGGCGCAGTTGATGGCCACGAACGGCCCCTTGGCCCGCCGCGAGCGCGAGTGGAGGACGCGTGCCACCATCTCCTTGCCCGTGCCGCTCTCCCCCAGCACCAGGACGGTGGCGTCGCTGTCCGCCGCGCGGGCGATGGACTTGAACACCTGCATCATCCCCGCGCTGGACCCCACGATGGCGTCGCCGCCGCGAACCTCGTCCGGAATGGGGCGCAGGCGGCGCACTTCCTCGATGCCGGCCAGGATCTCGCGCACGCGTCCGCGCGGGAGCGGCTTGGGGAGCACGTCGTGCGCACCCTGGCGGATCGCTTCCAGCGCCAGCTCCATCGACGGGCGCTGCGAGAGGAGGACGACCGGCGCCGAGCCGTCGCCGCGCAGCCTGCCCAGGATCTCCATCCCCGCGTCGGAGAAGTCCGCGTCCAGCAGGATCAGGTCCCACGTCCCGGCCGCAATGAGGCGTAGCCCGTCCGTGAGCCCGTGCGCGGTGTGCAGCTCCGCCGCGTCCAGCTCGGGTTCGAGCGTTCGACCGACGCCGCGGTCTGCGTCCAGAAGGAGGACCTTCAAGGGCAATGGGGTGCGCTGGTAGCCGGAATTGAGGTTTGGTCGAGTATAGCGCCCGCACGGAAGCGGCGCAAACGCGCGACGGGGTCCGTATACGGGATTATTACGGTGTTCGCCCGGCAAAGTCCAGCGCGACGGGAGCGGGGGACCCGCGGCGCTGCCGTGGGTCCCCCGCACACCGGCACGGGCGCGCCGGAACATCTGCTTCTCCGGCGCGCCGCGGCGCGATTACAGCGTGCTCTTGTACAGCAGGCGGTTGACCGTGCCGGACGGGTTGCTCTTGATGACGTTGGCGGTGGAGTTGTTCACCAGCCAGCTGTTGATGGTGGACTGCGAGGCGTTGCCGTACGTCGCCTTGTAGAGCGCGGCCACGCCGGCCACGTGCGGCGACGCCATCGAGGTGCCGCTGATGGTGTTGGTGCCGCCGCTCAGCCAGGTGGAGGTGATGTTCACGCCCGGCGCGTAGATGTCCACGCAGCTGCCGTAGTTGCTGAACGAGGCGCGCGTGTCGGTGCGGTCGGACGCGGCCACGGTGGTCACCGCCGGCGCGCTGGCCGGGGAGACGTTGCACGCGTTCTGGTTCTCGTTGCCCGCGGCCACGGCCAGGAAGACGCCCGAGTTCACCAGGTTGGTGACGGCCGTGTTCTCGGCGGACGAGTAGCCGCCGCCCAGCGACATGTTGGCGACCGCCGGGCTCGCGTGGTTCACGCGCACCCAGTCGATGCCGGCGATGACGCCGGAGTTGGTGCCGCTCCCCTGGCAGTTGAGCACGCGCACGGCGCGCAGGCGCACGCTCTTGGCCACGCCGTAGGTGGCGGAGCCGATGGTGCCGGCCACGTGCGTGCCGTGCCCGTTGCAGTCCTGCCCGTTGCCGCCCAGCGCGTCGTACGACACCGCGGCGCGCCCGCCGAACTGCGCGTGCGAGGTCTGGATGCCCGTGTCGATGACGTACGCGTACACCGTGGAGGCGGTGGTCGTGTAGTTGTAGGTGCCGCTCAGCGGAAGCGCGCGCTGGTCGATGCGGTCGATCCCCCACGTGGCGCCGCTCTGCGTGGTGGCGGACTGCACCACGGCGTCCTCCTCGATGTACTCCACGTTCGGGTTGTGCTGCAGGGCGTTGAGCTGCCCGGCGTTCAGCTCCGCCGCGAAGCCGTTGATGGCCGCGGTGTAGACGTACTGCGGATCGACCTGCGCCACCGCCGCCACCGAGCGCGGGTCGGCGCCCTCGTTCAGCACCACGATGTACGAGCCCGGGACGGCGCTGCCGGGGGCCGCGGAGCGCACGGACGACGTGGGCGACGGGCGGGCGCCGGTGGGGTCCTGGACGTCGGAGCAGGCGGCGAGCGCCAGGGCGCTGCCCAGGATTGCGAATGTGGCACGGGTCATGGAAGAGTCCTCGCTGTCCTGCGGTGGGATCGCCCGGCCGCCCCTCGGTGGGCGGGTGTTGGACGCCCTCTCCGAAGGCACGCGGCGCGCCATTCCGGTGCACGAGCACAAAGCCGCGCGGCGCAACGACATACCTGTTGGAGGCGCGAAAAAGGGGCGGCGCACTTTGGTGCACCGCCCACCAATTTGCAGCGCCCGACCCGCGCCGAGCCAAGTAAACACCTGAAATTGTCTCACGCAGAGGCGCAGAGACGCAGGAGAGAAAAGAACAGCAGGGGCTCACACAGAGACACAGAGGCCACAGAGACAACCGCCAAAGGTTTTTCCCTGTGGCTTGCAGTTCCCTCCGTGTCACCTGTGTGAGGCTTTTCTCTGTTGCTCTCTCCCTGCGCCTCTGCGCCTCTGCGTGAGACCTCCCGACTGGCGAAACCGCGCGCGGGCGCGTAGTTTTTCGGCTTCTGCCCACGCCCCTTCCCGGGGGCACCCCGCGCGCGCGGCGGGGTATCATCGGCGACTCCCGTATCTGTGGGAACGACCGACGCTTACGAGCTTCCAGGCACGCTGTAAATGGCCGACGACATCACCCCGCCCGAACCGAACGAGTTCGCCGAGCAGCCCACCGGCGGATCCAAGGTCCTTTCGCGGCTGATCGAGGACGAGATGCGCGAGTCGTTCATCGACTATTCGATGAGCGTCATCGTGCAGCGCGCCCTTCCCGACGTGCGTGACGGGCTGAAGCCGGTGCACCGCCGCATCCTCTTCGCCATGCACGAGGCGGGGCTCGCCCCCAACCGCGCGTACCGCAAGAGCGCCACGGTGGTCGGCGACGTGCTGGGCAAGTACCACCCGCACGGCGACAGCGCCGTGTACGACTCGCTCGTGCGCATGGTGCAGGACTTCTCCCTGCGCTACCCGCTGGTGGACGGGCAGGGGAACTTCGGCTCCATCGACGGCGACAGCGCGGCGGCCTACCGCTACACGGAAGCCCGCCTCGCCCCGCTGGCCACCGAGCTGCTGGCCGACATCGACAAGGAGACGGTCGACTTCGCGCCCAACTTCGACGACCGGCAGGTGGAGCCGCGCGTCCTGCCGGCGCGCGTCCCCAACCTGCTGGTCAACGGGTCCAGCGGCATCGCGGTCGGGATGGCCACCAACATCCCGCCGCACAACCTGCGGGAGGTGGTGGCGGCGTGCATCCACCTGATCGACAACCCCGAGGCCACCAGCACCGACCTGCAGGCCTTCGTGCGCGGGCCTGACTTCCCCACCGGCGGCGTGATCTACGGCCGCGAGGGGATCCGCGAGGCGTACGAGGGCGGGCGCGGGCGGGTGGTGATCCGCGCGCGGGCGCAGATCGAGGAGCGCGAGGACGGGCGCGGCGACCGCATCATCGTCACCGAGATCCCGTACCAGGTGAACAAGGCGCGCCTCATCGAGCACATCGCCGAGCTGGTGCGCGACCGCAAGCTGGAGGGGATCAGCGACCTGCGCGACGAGAGCGACAGCCGCATCCGCATCGTCATCGACCTGCGGCGCGACGCCATCCCCCACATCGTGCTGAACCAGCTGTACAAGCACACCACCATGCAGAGCACCTTCGGGGTGATCATGCTTGCGCTGGTGGACGGGGTTCCGCGCGTGCTGTCGCTGCGGGAGATGATCTTCCACTTCCTGAAGCACCGCCACGAGGTGCTTCGCCGACGCAGCGAGTTCGAGCTGCGCAAGGCGCGCGAGCGGGAGCACATCCTGGAAGGGCTCAAGATCGCCGTCGACCACATCGA
Protein-coding regions in this window:
- a CDS encoding S8 family peptidase, which translates into the protein MTRATFAILGSALALAACSDVQDPTGARPSPTSSVRSAAPGSAVPGSYIVVLNEGADPRSVAAVAQVDPQYVYTAAINGFAAELNAGQLNALQHNPNVEYIEEDAVVQSATTQSGATWGIDRIDQRALPLSGTYNYTTTASTVYAYVIDTGIQTSHAQFGGRAAVSYDALGGNGQDCNGHGTHVAGTIGSATYGVAKSVRLRAVRVLNCQGSGTNSGVIAGIDWVRVNHASPAVANMSLGGGYSSAENTAVTNLVNSGVFLAVAAGNENQNACNVSPASAPAVTTVAASDRTDTRASFSNYGSCVDIYAPGVNITSTWLSGGTNTISGTSMASPHVAGVAALYKATYGNASQSTINSWLVNNSTANVIKSNPSGTVNRLLYKSTL
- a CDS encoding sigma-54 dependent transcriptional regulator, with translation MKVLLLDADRGVGRTLEPELDAAELHTAHGLTDGLRLIAAGTWDLILLDADFSDAGMEILGRLRGDGSAPVVLLSQRPSMELALEAIRQGAHDVLPKPLPRGRVREILAGIEEVRRLRPIPDEVRGGDAIVGSSAGMMQVFKSIARAADSDATVLVLGESGTGKEMVARVLHSRSRRAKGPFVAINCAAIPENLLESELFGHEKGAFTGAIGRRIGRFERANAGTLFLDEIGDMSLALQSKILRAIQEREVERVGGGSPVSIDVRIVAATNRDLAESVREGRFREDLYYRLAVVALNLPPLRDRGADLDQLALHYVAHYGREHARPIRAVAEEVFGALRAHPWPGNVRQLRNAMERAVVMSEGEILLPQHLPADILHPPAARPTTADPAEMPLVTLEEMERRMIRRALAETANNLTMAAERLGIHRNTLRRKIAEYRLGVPT